From a region of the Brevibacterium siliguriense genome:
- a CDS encoding alkyl/aryl-sulfatase — MQQKEPSSAIRDAQARIAAKLPFDDVQDFEDADRGFLGTLADPVIRNDEGDVVWDATSYDFISGEAPESVNPSLWRQSQLVAKHGLYEVVPGLYQIRGLDLSVMSFVETDSGVIVIDPLISVETASAAMRLYHHHRGERQVVAVIHTHSHIDHFGGVLGVVSSDDVASGKVEIVAPEGFVEHAVAENVYAGVAMGRRAGYMYGARLERGPRGQVGAGLGQTTSTGAATLLQPTLEVTTTGEKHTFDGVEFEFQMAPGTEAPSEMHFYIPRYKALCMAENATHTLHNLLTLRGALVRDPHVWSRYLTEAIERFADQAEVVFASHHWPTWGSDNIRKFLSTQRDLYAYLHDQTLRMINQGMTGAEIAEEITMPPELENAWSTHGYYGSVSHNVKAIYQRYMGWFDGNPARLWPHPPAELAKRYVRAMGGMDAVVALAEQAYDSGDFRWAATLLDHAVFVSRDDAKARSLYADTLEQLGYGAENGTWRNFFLSGATELRHGNFGTPTTTNAPLIMAQLTPEQIFDAIAITVDGPKAWGVNASFDVTLTDQDRSFHITLSNGVLIYVERAPSQDSPLRISLDKPGLLKLAAGESDSVEIAYDGDVKELKKVFNVLAPGDPNFEIVLP; from the coding sequence ATGCAGCAGAAGGAACCCAGTTCCGCGATCAGGGACGCTCAAGCCAGAATTGCGGCCAAGTTGCCATTCGACGATGTCCAAGACTTCGAAGATGCGGACCGCGGATTCCTTGGAACCCTAGCCGATCCAGTCATTCGCAACGACGAGGGCGACGTCGTCTGGGATGCCACGAGCTACGATTTCATTTCCGGCGAAGCCCCTGAGTCCGTGAATCCGAGCCTGTGGCGACAGTCGCAGTTGGTCGCCAAGCATGGCCTGTATGAAGTGGTGCCGGGCCTCTATCAGATTCGAGGACTCGATCTGTCGGTCATGTCGTTTGTCGAAACCGACTCGGGCGTCATCGTCATCGATCCACTGATATCGGTTGAAACAGCATCAGCAGCGATGAGGCTTTACCATCACCATCGCGGAGAGCGACAAGTGGTGGCAGTGATTCATACCCACAGTCACATCGACCACTTCGGCGGAGTGCTTGGAGTGGTCTCAAGCGACGACGTGGCTTCAGGCAAGGTCGAGATCGTCGCCCCAGAGGGATTCGTCGAACATGCGGTAGCAGAGAATGTCTACGCCGGAGTCGCCATGGGCCGACGCGCGGGCTACATGTACGGCGCGCGTCTCGAACGGGGCCCACGCGGCCAGGTCGGAGCCGGATTAGGACAGACAACCTCCACAGGCGCGGCGACGCTTCTACAACCCACTCTTGAGGTGACGACCACGGGTGAGAAGCACACCTTCGACGGAGTCGAGTTCGAGTTTCAGATGGCGCCCGGAACTGAAGCACCATCGGAGATGCACTTCTATATTCCGCGATACAAGGCCCTGTGCATGGCTGAGAATGCGACGCATACACTCCACAATCTGCTCACCTTGCGGGGCGCATTGGTCCGAGATCCGCATGTCTGGTCGCGCTATCTCACCGAAGCCATTGAACGATTTGCCGATCAAGCGGAAGTCGTGTTCGCGTCTCATCACTGGCCGACCTGGGGAAGCGACAACATCAGAAAGTTCCTCTCCACGCAACGCGATCTCTACGCGTACCTACACGATCAGACATTACGAATGATCAACCAAGGCATGACGGGCGCAGAGATCGCCGAAGAGATCACTATGCCTCCAGAATTGGAGAATGCGTGGAGTACCCATGGCTACTATGGGTCAGTCAGTCACAATGTGAAAGCGATCTATCAGCGCTACATGGGCTGGTTTGACGGAAACCCCGCACGACTCTGGCCACATCCGCCGGCCGAACTCGCCAAGCGCTACGTGCGCGCGATGGGGGGAATGGACGCCGTGGTCGCCCTTGCGGAGCAAGCTTACGATTCCGGGGATTTCCGATGGGCTGCGACCCTTCTCGATCACGCGGTCTTCGTAAGCCGTGACGATGCGAAGGCGCGCTCTCTCTATGCCGATACGCTTGAGCAACTCGGCTACGGGGCGGAGAACGGCACGTGGAGGAACTTCTTCCTTTCGGGGGCGACAGAACTGCGGCATGGGAATTTCGGTACACCGACAACGACGAACGCACCGTTGATCATGGCTCAGCTGACTCCCGAGCAGATCTTCGACGCTATCGCGATCACTGTCGACGGGCCCAAGGCCTGGGGAGTGAATGCGTCCTTTGACGTGACACTGACTGATCAGGATCGAAGCTTCCATATCACTTTGTCCAACGGCGTGCTCATCTACGTCGAACGTGCACCATCACAGGACTCACCGTTGCGGATCTCATTGGACAAGCCAGGGTTGCTCAAGCTGGCTGCCGGCGAGAGCGACTCGGTGGAGATTGCCTATGACGGCGATGTGAAAGAACTGAAGAAGGTCTTCAACGTATTGGCTCCAGGAGATCCAAACTTTGAAATCGTGTTGCCTTGA
- a CDS encoding DUF1269 domain-containing protein has translation MSELIVISFDNIQNAEGAYEEIQRLNNDLVVEIEGLALVTVNEKGKTHVQTPDQGASVGIGTANGALFGTLLGILCFVPVAGFVLGGALGALFSGLDRAGITHEFRSRVNAAVKDGRPTVVLFATKFTEDKFGEAIAPFHGEVDQTSLTDDQEKELAHDLAGER, from the coding sequence ATGTCTGAGCTCATCGTAATTTCATTCGACAACATTCAGAACGCAGAGGGCGCGTATGAAGAAATTCAGCGTCTCAACAACGATCTGGTCGTCGAGATCGAAGGCCTTGCACTAGTGACCGTTAACGAGAAAGGAAAGACGCACGTCCAGACACCGGACCAGGGCGCTTCAGTTGGCATAGGCACGGCCAACGGTGCTCTGTTTGGGACACTGCTCGGAATTCTCTGCTTCGTCCCTGTCGCCGGCTTTGTCCTCGGCGGGGCGCTTGGAGCCCTGTTCTCGGGCTTGGACAGAGCGGGAATCACTCACGAATTTCGGTCTCGAGTGAATGCAGCTGTCAAGGATGGCCGCCCAACGGTCGTCCTGTTCGCCACGAAGTTCACGGAAGACAAATTCGGTGAAGCAATTGCACCATTCCACGGAGAAGTCGACCAGACGTCACTGACGGATGACCAGGAGAAAGAACTCGCTCACGATCTTGCTGGAGAACGTTGA
- a CDS encoding SHOCT domain-containing protein, whose translation MYSWMKVEEEEMPMIRRFGRPGLLGLAARTAVVAGTAGAVSGAMNNARQRRAQADYEREQYEIAAHHAQQSINNPDAVSSHTPDDSVIGKIQQLSSLHDSGALTDKEFSAAKARILG comes from the coding sequence ATGTACTCATGGATGAAAGTTGAGGAAGAAGAAATGCCAATGATTCGCCGATTCGGCCGCCCTGGACTTCTCGGACTCGCTGCACGTACAGCCGTTGTTGCTGGAACTGCGGGAGCCGTTTCAGGAGCGATGAACAACGCCAGGCAGAGAAGAGCGCAAGCGGACTATGAACGAGAACAATATGAGATAGCCGCACATCACGCTCAACAGAGCATCAATAACCCCGACGCTGTCTCCTCCCATACGCCAGACGATAGCGTTATCGGAAAGATTCAACAGCTCTCATCACTTCACGACTCCGGCGCTCTCACCGACAAGGAGTTCTCTGCGGCTAAAGCCCGCATACTCGGGTAA
- a CDS encoding DUF6325 family protein, with translation MTEFRYGPVELYLVELDGNRPESETIAALKQMVASGTVRVLDILLVSRDDDGELTTIETAHEMTKLGLTDAEPLEPGLTGEADVSALAEYIPLGRTAFVIALELTYQRELSQRLAESGSRVLRTERIPAPIVNAMVDVLMDES, from the coding sequence ATGACAGAATTCCGCTACGGCCCCGTCGAGCTGTACCTTGTCGAGCTCGACGGGAATCGACCGGAGTCCGAAACTATCGCCGCTCTCAAACAGATGGTGGCATCTGGAACCGTACGGGTCCTCGATATCCTCCTCGTGTCACGAGACGACGACGGAGAACTCACCACGATCGAGACCGCACATGAGATGACGAAACTTGGACTCACCGACGCAGAGCCGCTTGAACCTGGACTGACCGGAGAAGCAGACGTATCAGCGCTTGCCGAGTACATCCCACTGGGAAGAACGGCATTCGTCATAGCTCTGGAACTGACTTATCAGCGCGAGCTGTCCCAACGACTGGCCGAGTCCGGGAGCCGCGTACTGCGCACGGAACGAATTCCAGCCCCGATCGTGAACGCAATGGTCGATGTACTCATGGATGAAAGTTGA
- a CDS encoding AI-2E family transporter codes for MSRSPVGRTNGRRRQGALVHPVTSGFAVAVGAILAIALTAVLYLLSSVLVLLVLALFLGLGLDPVVRRLQGFGLSRAWGVCVVAFLFVVLVAGILIFIVPATVQQIKHLIDAAPETIESFTQTSWFRAVQTTVGGNSDDTANRIWTSIFDLSSFLTVSGGVLKAGLSTLGAISNAVIVIVLTLYFVVSLDSFKQALVSLLPKYKRARFSALTDEVTASVGGVVAGGVTLSTINALVVFAINIVLGSPIAVLMMLVAFFVTLVPLMGSLLFLVIGSMASLVVSPTACLVFAVTYLIYIQIEAYAVTPKIMGRAVAVPGVLVIIGAIAGATLMGLLGALVAIPITASVLIILRKVVIPAQDAKSSPTESPKRRWMVKTYS; via the coding sequence TCGCGATTGCGTTGACGGCGGTCTTGTATCTTTTGTCATCCGTCCTCGTCTTGCTGGTATTAGCATTGTTCCTCGGTCTCGGCCTCGACCCGGTGGTACGCCGTTTGCAAGGGTTCGGCCTGAGCCGGGCGTGGGGTGTCTGTGTGGTTGCATTCTTGTTCGTGGTGTTGGTTGCCGGGATCCTCATCTTCATCGTGCCGGCCACGGTTCAACAGATCAAACATCTGATCGACGCAGCACCGGAAACAATAGAGTCGTTCACGCAAACTTCGTGGTTTCGCGCAGTACAGACGACTGTGGGCGGTAACAGTGACGACACGGCAAACCGGATCTGGACCTCGATCTTCGATCTTTCGTCGTTCTTGACCGTTTCAGGTGGGGTACTGAAGGCTGGTTTGAGCACTCTCGGCGCGATTTCGAACGCCGTCATCGTCATCGTCTTGACCTTGTATTTCGTGGTCTCGCTCGATTCTTTCAAGCAAGCGCTCGTCTCGCTGCTTCCGAAATACAAGCGTGCAAGGTTCTCGGCCCTCACTGACGAGGTCACTGCGTCAGTCGGCGGAGTAGTGGCGGGAGGAGTGACTCTCTCAACTATCAACGCATTGGTGGTATTTGCGATCAATATAGTGCTTGGTTCACCCATCGCCGTCCTCATGATGCTCGTCGCATTCTTCGTCACATTGGTGCCGCTGATGGGATCTCTTCTTTTCCTCGTCATCGGCTCAATGGCATCGTTGGTCGTCAGTCCCACTGCATGTCTCGTCTTCGCGGTGACATATCTGATCTACATTCAGATCGAAGCCTATGCCGTGACCCCCAAAATCATGGGCCGGGCGGTAGCCGTTCCTGGAGTTCTCGTCATCATCGGCGCAATCGCCGGAGCCACGCTGATGGGACTACTGGGTGCGCTCGTCGCTATTCCGATTACCGCATCCGTCTTGATTATTCTGCGCAAAGTCGTGATCCCGGCCCAGGACGCCAAATCGTCACCCACAGAAAGCCCAAAGAGACGATGGATGGTCAAAACGTACTCATGA